Proteins encoded by one window of Actinocorallia herbida:
- a CDS encoding alpha/beta hydrolase: MTKTPPPFDPELKAALEALASVVSPTITPADIPGLRSARTMTLPGLDLTLGGAMTVEEITAPGPQGEIPLIVGRPADVEGPLPAVYYMHGGGMIAGDARGGLLDPLRWGREFGLVVISVDYRLAPEHPHPVPVEDCYAGLAWTVENAAKLGVDPARVLVAGTSAGGGLAAAVALMARDRGGPALLGQLLMCPMLDDRNSSVSGAQMDGIGVWDRTSNATGWSALLGDATGGPDVSPYAAPARATDLANLPPAFIDVGSAETFRDEDVAYAAAIWAAGGTAELHVWPGGFHGFDLLAPKAALSRQARAARLAWLHRLLD; encoded by the coding sequence ATGACGAAGACACCGCCCCCCTTCGATCCGGAACTCAAGGCGGCGCTCGAAGCCCTCGCGTCCGTCGTCTCCCCCACGATCACCCCGGCCGACATTCCAGGCCTCCGCTCGGCGCGCACGATGACCCTGCCCGGGCTCGACCTCACGCTCGGCGGCGCGATGACCGTCGAGGAGATCACCGCGCCGGGCCCGCAGGGCGAGATCCCCCTGATCGTCGGCAGGCCCGCCGACGTGGAGGGGCCGCTGCCCGCGGTGTACTACATGCACGGCGGCGGCATGATCGCCGGAGACGCCCGCGGCGGCCTCCTCGACCCGCTGCGGTGGGGCCGCGAATTCGGCCTCGTCGTCATCTCGGTCGACTACCGGCTCGCGCCGGAGCACCCCCACCCCGTCCCGGTCGAGGACTGCTACGCGGGGCTGGCCTGGACCGTCGAGAACGCCGCGAAGCTGGGCGTCGACCCGGCGCGCGTCCTCGTCGCCGGAACCAGCGCGGGCGGCGGCCTCGCCGCGGCGGTCGCGCTGATGGCGCGCGACCGGGGCGGTCCCGCGCTCCTCGGGCAGCTCCTCATGTGCCCGATGCTGGACGACCGCAACTCGTCGGTGTCCGGCGCGCAGATGGACGGCATCGGCGTCTGGGACCGCACGTCCAACGCGACCGGCTGGTCCGCGCTGCTCGGCGACGCCACGGGCGGCCCCGACGTGTCCCCCTATGCCGCGCCCGCCCGCGCCACCGACCTGGCGAACCTGCCGCCCGCCTTCATCGACGTCGGCTCCGCCGAGACGTTCCGTGACGAGGACGTCGCCTACGCCGCGGCCATCTGGGCGGCCGGCGGCACCGCGGAACTCCATGTCTGGCCCGGCGGCTTCCACGGCTTCGACCTTCTCGCCCCCAAGGCCGCGCTCTCCCGTCAGGCCCGCGCGGCCCGCCTCGCCTGGCTCCACCGCCTTCTGGACTGA
- a CDS encoding UbiA family prenyltransferase, translated as MTTAGPLLGRTRQLVLDLWEISRPGLFLVSLVPYYLGYLLAGEKLIGPATGLIGLVVWGPLVWLAVLAINDAYDLPGDLLNPRKNTPLTAGRITERGAKIAAYSAAALAIALSFAVRPEMALATFGFLACGWIYSVPPLKWKNRPGLDVVSNCIPLGIFTVMGGWATVKSFEGFPWVVAGVVLLVEIALYTPTMIPDIDSDRASGYTTMAVKIGARRTYLLGFVCWTGFWVVTTVLAAIGHVFPQWMVWFWAPCAPLFIWMYHHGLAHAREPKDIAKGMLRVGKLFLIPCAVFVLGYVGVLG; from the coding sequence GTGACCACCGCAGGCCCGTTGCTCGGCCGTACCCGGCAACTCGTCCTGGACCTGTGGGAGATCTCCCGTCCTGGGCTCTTCCTCGTCTCGCTCGTTCCCTACTACCTGGGCTATCTGCTGGCGGGGGAGAAGCTGATCGGGCCCGCGACCGGCCTCATCGGCCTCGTCGTGTGGGGGCCGCTCGTCTGGCTCGCCGTACTGGCCATCAACGATGCCTACGACCTGCCCGGCGACCTGCTCAACCCGCGCAAGAACACTCCGCTCACCGCGGGCCGGATCACCGAGCGCGGCGCGAAGATCGCCGCGTACTCCGCGGCGGCCCTGGCCATCGCCCTCTCCTTCGCGGTGCGTCCGGAGATGGCGCTCGCCACGTTCGGGTTCCTCGCGTGCGGCTGGATCTACAGCGTGCCGCCGCTGAAGTGGAAGAACCGTCCCGGCCTCGACGTGGTCTCCAACTGCATTCCGCTCGGCATCTTCACCGTCATGGGCGGCTGGGCCACGGTGAAGTCCTTCGAGGGCTTCCCGTGGGTCGTCGCGGGCGTCGTGCTGCTCGTGGAGATCGCGCTCTACACGCCGACGATGATCCCGGACATCGACAGTGACCGGGCCAGCGGCTACACCACGATGGCCGTCAAGATCGGCGCCCGCCGGACCTATCTGCTCGGCTTCGTGTGCTGGACCGGTTTCTGGGTCGTCACCACCGTGCTCGCCGCGATCGGCCACGTCTTCCCGCAGTGGATGGTCTGGTTCTGGGCGCCGTGCGCGCCGCTCTTCATCTGGATGTACCACCACGGCCTGGCCCACGCTCGCGAGCCGAAGGACATCGCCAAGGGGATGCTGCGCGTCGGCAAGCTGTTCCTCATCCCCTGCGCGGTCTTCGTGCTCGGGTACGTGGGCGTCCTGGGGTAG
- a CDS encoding alpha/beta hydrolase has protein sequence MNKAHLSRAAAPGAAVLCAVPLLCLPAAAAPVEPFRAGFRPADSGAKIIKETRVGRLGRDLTVRTPNLDVPVKVRVLLPKGWRKNAARTWPVLYAYSGGSDDYRSWTKNSRIEQWAAKYDAIVVMPEAASSSYTNWWNGGKRGNPRWETFHTKDVIQLIERNYRANKRRSAVGVSAGGMGAMKYAARNPRMYKFVAALSSPLWMTGPGIPASTALTAITQSQSVWDIFGDPVIDRANWERNDPYVLAKGLRGTKIYFSAGTTGKAGPGDPEVSPLDVGLSGEQIVGELNRAFDERLDKLGIKHTANLYGDGRHNWPAWRRIMKDLWPKLMKSLNAEKIG, from the coding sequence ATGAACAAGGCCCACCTCTCCCGTGCCGCCGCACCCGGCGCGGCGGTGCTCTGCGCCGTCCCGCTGCTGTGCCTCCCCGCCGCGGCGGCGCCCGTGGAGCCGTTCCGTGCGGGCTTCCGGCCCGCCGACAGCGGAGCGAAGATCATCAAGGAGACCCGGGTCGGTCGGCTCGGCCGCGACCTGACCGTCCGCACTCCGAACCTGGACGTCCCGGTGAAGGTCCGGGTGCTCCTGCCCAAGGGCTGGCGGAAGAACGCCGCGCGCACTTGGCCCGTCCTGTACGCCTACTCGGGCGGCAGCGACGACTACCGGTCCTGGACGAAGAACAGCCGCATCGAGCAGTGGGCGGCGAAGTACGACGCGATCGTGGTGATGCCCGAGGCGGCGAGCAGCAGCTACACGAACTGGTGGAACGGCGGAAAGCGCGGCAATCCTCGCTGGGAGACCTTCCACACCAAGGACGTCATTCAGCTCATCGAGCGCAATTACCGGGCGAACAAGCGCAGATCCGCGGTAGGGGTGTCGGCGGGCGGCATGGGCGCCATGAAGTACGCGGCGCGCAACCCCCGGATGTACAAGTTCGTCGCGGCGCTCAGCTCGCCGCTCTGGATGACCGGGCCCGGCATCCCCGCGTCGACCGCGCTCACCGCCATCACGCAGAGCCAGAGCGTCTGGGACATCTTCGGCGATCCCGTGATCGACCGCGCCAACTGGGAGCGGAACGACCCGTACGTCCTCGCGAAGGGGCTGCGCGGCACCAAGATCTACTTCTCGGCCGGCACCACGGGCAAGGCGGGCCCCGGCGACCCCGAGGTCAGCCCGCTGGACGTCGGGCTGAGCGGCGAGCAGATCGTCGGCGAGCTCAACCGGGCGTTCGACGAGCGGCTCGACAAGCTCGGCATCAAGCACACCGCCAACCTCTACGGCGACGGCCGGCACAACTGGCCCGCCTGGCGGCGGATCATGAAGGACCTGTGGCCGAAGCTGATGAAGTCGCTGAACGCCGAGAAGATCGGCTGA
- a CDS encoding DUF1059 domain-containing protein yields MFLQMIEIETSRMPEIQSLTEEWVAKTEGKRTAIRTTTARDVSRADHYFFLVEFPDQIAAKDNSALPETDEFAKKVERLVRGPVVFRDLEVMGAEEHARSGRTMVDCRMWPSEAACTLTIGGKPDEVMEAAVEHAVKVHGETDGPELREGIREAMRDEPFGR; encoded by the coding sequence ATGTTCCTCCAGATGATCGAGATCGAGACGTCGAGGATGCCGGAGATCCAGTCCCTGACCGAGGAGTGGGTCGCCAAGACCGAGGGCAAGCGGACCGCGATCCGCACCACGACCGCCCGCGACGTGAGCCGGGCGGACCACTACTTCTTCCTCGTCGAGTTCCCCGACCAGATCGCCGCCAAGGACAACTCGGCACTGCCGGAGACCGACGAGTTCGCCAAGAAGGTCGAGCGGCTCGTGCGCGGCCCCGTGGTGTTCCGCGATCTAGAGGTGATGGGCGCCGAGGAGCACGCGCGGTCCGGCAGGACCATGGTCGACTGCCGGATGTGGCCGAGTGAGGCCGCCTGCACGCTCACGATCGGTGGCAAGCCGGACGAGGTGATGGAGGCCGCCGTCGAGCACGCGGTGAAGGTCCACGGCGAGACCGATGGTCCTGAACTGCGCGAAGGCATCAGGGAGGCGATGCGGGACGAGCCGTTCGGCCGCTGA
- a CDS encoding FUSC family protein, with product MTLATAFRLVVTAMVAYLVADFLRTGPPPLLAPLTALLIVQVTLYQTLTSSIQRIISVTCGVLLAVFIAHTLGFHWWTLGLVIGLALLVGRLFNLGDHILEVPISAMLILQLGTETAALGRVVETLIGAGVGLVSTLVTAPVKVKPAEDALRGLAMDVGRFLEDLADDLHLEPDHAHTTRWQGQAARLAEEARTVAARLGEADDSTRLNPRAFRIGGPSAALRTAMSTLEAASIRTRGLARCMADRTYLYLRDGGGLGVDMWATDVREELGLTLRTLSRAVPLYAAAATASTPESGRRLGQTTHDLLVEARQHRERLGRLLRDDPGHWPLHGELLVHVDRLLDSLAPSALGFRPVLY from the coding sequence GTGACGCTCGCAACGGCCTTCCGCCTGGTGGTCACCGCCATGGTGGCCTACCTGGTCGCCGACTTCCTGCGCACGGGACCGCCGCCGCTCCTCGCGCCGCTGACCGCGCTGCTCATCGTGCAGGTGACCCTGTACCAGACGCTGACCAGCTCGATCCAGCGGATCATCAGCGTCACCTGCGGGGTGCTCCTCGCCGTCTTCATCGCCCATACGCTCGGGTTCCACTGGTGGACGCTCGGCCTGGTGATCGGCCTCGCACTGCTCGTCGGCCGGCTGTTCAACCTCGGCGACCACATCCTCGAAGTGCCGATCAGCGCGATGCTCATCCTCCAGCTCGGCACCGAGACCGCGGCGCTCGGCCGGGTGGTGGAGACGCTGATCGGCGCGGGCGTCGGGCTCGTCAGCACGCTGGTGACCGCGCCCGTCAAGGTCAAACCGGCCGAGGACGCGCTGCGCGGCCTCGCCATGGACGTCGGCCGGTTCCTCGAGGATCTCGCCGACGACCTGCATCTGGAGCCCGACCACGCGCACACCACCCGCTGGCAGGGCCAGGCGGCCCGGCTGGCCGAGGAGGCCCGCACGGTCGCGGCGCGCCTGGGCGAGGCCGACGACAGCACCCGGCTGAACCCGCGCGCGTTCCGGATCGGCGGCCCGTCGGCCGCGCTGCGCACCGCGATGAGCACCCTGGAGGCCGCGTCGATCAGGACCCGGGGCCTCGCCCGCTGCATGGCCGACCGCACCTATCTCTACCTGCGCGACGGCGGCGGCCTGGGCGTCGACATGTGGGCCACCGACGTGCGCGAAGAACTGGGCCTCACCCTGCGGACCCTGTCCCGGGCCGTCCCTCTGTACGCGGCCGCCGCGACCGCCTCCACGCCCGAGTCGGGGCGCCGCCTCGGGCAGACCACGCACGACCTGCTGGTCGAGGCCCGCCAGCACCGCGAGCGGCTCGGCCGCCTGCTGCGCGACGATCCCGGGCACTGGCCGCTGCACGGCGAGCTGCTGGTCCACGTCGACCGGCTGCTGGACAGCCTCGCCCCCTCCGCACTGGGGTTCCGGCCCGTCCTGTACTGA
- a CDS encoding dolichyl-phosphate-mannose--protein mannosyltransferase, with product MAVTQIRPVDKGPALRERLAPGVPGSRVLGWLLPLVVTVFAGFLRFNRLGVPHQIVFDETYYAKDAWSLWQFGYEHSVVGKPEDLADKLFLEGKPEQMITDGGSFIAHPPFGKWMIGVGEAIFGVDPFGWRFMAALIGTLSVLVLCRVARRMTGSTLLGCAAGFLLALDGLHLVTSRAALLDIFLMFWVLAGFACLVADRDHARRRLADRVDRDYDAAFSAGPFLWHPWRYAAGICFGLAAGVKWSAAPFIAAFILLAFIWDMTARRAARVRSPYAGAVTRDGVATVLGLMVLPVVTYCATWLGWLLTKGGWGRGEPAASVWLRPFEGLPDLVRYHREILDFHNGLSSKHPYQSWPWDWPILRKPVAFFYSEASPGCGADKCSREILGIGTPAIWWIGIAALGVMIVLWLTHRDWRAGAILLGYAAGWLSWFPSAFGHRTMFLFYALPGLPFLILSIVMTLGLIIGPADGPRSRRVTGSVITGAYLLLVLANFWFLYPVLTAQNIPYDSWHLRIWLDSWVLGSDGFGPT from the coding sequence ATGGCTGTCACCCAGATCCGACCGGTGGACAAGGGGCCGGCGCTGCGCGAAAGGCTGGCGCCCGGGGTACCCGGGAGCCGGGTCCTGGGGTGGCTGCTCCCCCTGGTGGTCACGGTCTTCGCCGGGTTCCTGCGGTTCAACCGGCTGGGCGTCCCCCACCAGATCGTGTTCGACGAGACGTACTACGCCAAGGACGCGTGGTCGCTGTGGCAGTTCGGCTACGAGCACTCGGTCGTCGGCAAACCCGAGGACCTCGCCGACAAGCTCTTCCTTGAGGGCAAGCCCGAGCAGATGATCACCGACGGCGGCTCGTTCATCGCGCATCCGCCGTTCGGCAAGTGGATGATCGGGGTCGGCGAGGCGATCTTCGGGGTCGATCCGTTCGGCTGGCGCTTCATGGCCGCCCTCATCGGCACCCTTTCGGTGCTCGTCCTGTGCCGGGTGGCCCGGCGGATGACCGGCAGCACCCTGCTGGGCTGCGCCGCCGGGTTCCTGCTGGCGCTCGACGGCCTCCACCTGGTGACGAGCCGGGCCGCGCTGCTCGACATCTTCCTCATGTTCTGGGTGCTCGCCGGGTTCGCCTGCCTGGTCGCCGACCGCGACCACGCGCGCCGCCGCCTCGCCGACCGGGTGGACCGCGACTACGACGCCGCCTTCTCCGCCGGGCCGTTCCTCTGGCACCCCTGGCGGTACGCGGCCGGGATCTGCTTCGGACTCGCCGCGGGCGTCAAGTGGTCGGCCGCGCCGTTCATCGCCGCGTTCATCCTGCTGGCGTTCATCTGGGACATGACCGCGCGCCGCGCGGCCCGGGTCAGGTCCCCCTACGCCGGCGCGGTGACGCGGGACGGCGTGGCGACGGTGCTCGGCCTCATGGTCCTGCCGGTGGTGACGTACTGCGCGACCTGGCTGGGGTGGCTGCTCACCAAGGGCGGCTGGGGCCGCGGCGAACCCGCCGCGAGCGTCTGGCTGCGGCCGTTCGAGGGGCTGCCCGACCTCGTCCGCTACCACCGGGAGATCCTGGACTTCCACAACGGGCTGTCGTCCAAGCACCCGTACCAGTCGTGGCCCTGGGACTGGCCGATCCTGCGCAAGCCCGTGGCCTTCTTCTACAGCGAGGCGTCCCCCGGCTGCGGGGCGGACAAGTGTTCGCGGGAGATCCTCGGCATCGGCACCCCGGCGATCTGGTGGATCGGCATCGCCGCGCTCGGCGTGATGATCGTGCTGTGGCTGACGCACCGGGACTGGCGGGCCGGAGCGATCCTCCTCGGGTACGCCGCGGGCTGGCTGTCGTGGTTCCCGTCGGCGTTCGGCCACCGGACGATGTTCCTGTTCTACGCGCTGCCCGGCCTGCCGTTCCTCATCCTGTCGATCGTGATGACGCTGGGACTGATCATCGGTCCGGCGGACGGGCCCCGGTCCCGGCGCGTCACCGGGTCGGTGATCACCGGCGCGTACCTGCTGCTGGTCCTGGCGAACTTCTGGTTCCTGTATCCGGTGCTGACCGCGCAGAACATCCCGTACGACTCCTGGCATCTGCGGATCTGGCTCGACAGCTGGGTCTTAGGGTCGGACGGGTTCGGCCCGACTTAA
- the rsmI gene encoding 16S rRNA (cytidine(1402)-2'-O)-methyltransferase, translating to MTGTLILAAAPIGRADDASPRFREALGTARIIAAEDTRRLRRLAGDLGVTLTGRIVSYYDQNERSRATELLADLLDGTDVLVVTDAGMPGVSDPGYRLVVEAVAADVPVTVLPGPSAVTTALVLSGLPTDRFCFEGFLPRKTGERAARLAELADEPRTMVFFEAPHRLAAALEALAGAFGADRRAAVCRELTKTYEETRRGGLGDLAAWAADGVKGEITVVVGGAPPRTVLTDPAELAEAVFTREAAGVSRKDAIGEIAQENGVPKKVVYSAVLAAK from the coding sequence GTGACGGGCACTCTCATTCTGGCCGCGGCGCCCATCGGGCGGGCCGACGACGCCTCGCCCCGGTTCCGCGAGGCGCTCGGCACGGCCCGGATCATCGCCGCCGAGGACACCCGCCGCCTCCGCAGGCTCGCCGGCGACCTCGGGGTGACGCTCACCGGCCGGATCGTGTCCTACTACGACCAGAACGAGAGGTCGCGGGCCACCGAACTGCTCGCCGACCTCCTCGACGGAACCGACGTCCTGGTCGTCACCGACGCGGGCATGCCCGGCGTGTCCGACCCGGGCTACCGCCTCGTCGTCGAGGCGGTCGCGGCGGACGTCCCGGTGACCGTGCTGCCCGGTCCGTCGGCGGTGACGACCGCGCTCGTCCTGTCGGGGCTGCCCACCGACAGGTTCTGCTTCGAGGGGTTCCTCCCGCGCAAGACCGGGGAGCGCGCCGCCCGCCTCGCCGAACTGGCCGACGAGCCGCGCACGATGGTCTTCTTCGAGGCCCCGCACCGGCTCGCCGCCGCGTTGGAAGCGCTCGCCGGAGCCTTCGGCGCCGACCGCCGCGCCGCGGTCTGCCGGGAGCTCACCAAGACCTACGAGGAGACCCGCAGGGGCGGGCTCGGCGACCTCGCCGCGTGGGCCGCCGACGGAGTCAAGGGCGAGATCACGGTCGTCGTCGGGGGCGCGCCTCCGCGCACGGTGCTCACGGACCCCGCTGAACTCGCCGAGGCGGTCTTCACCAGGGAGGCCGCGGGCGTGTCGCGCAAGGACGCGATCGGGGAGATCGCGCAAGAGAACGGCGTGCCCAAGAAGGTCGTCTACAGCGCGGTGCTCGCCGCCAAGTGA
- a CDS encoding phospholipid carrier-dependent glycosyltransferase: MTDGSGLVRRCAVRHGWFVAVLALGAAARALAQAGYRPGLWFNDSFDYVQIALGPFAHPIRPAGYGVFLWLLQPLGSVAAVVAAQHLLGLASGALVYALLRRRGLPGWGAALASAAVLLDGDLIELETLILSDTLFLFLLLAALTLVLWPGTSRRRPVLAALVLAAATLTRTIGLPVLGLVLGWLAWRWLRDGLGGPDGRGARVLAAAAVAGLLPLGLYAGWFHAENGRYAITATDGVFLWGRTAAFAECTGISPELRYLCPQGEPADRKASSSQVWAPESPIGWRYGEAFDPEVNADAQRFALQTIAAQPWDYLRTVSYDLFVRSFSWHHGDHPTPVTARKYDFPERADPLPDWPVLGGGTPGSVVAAYDPGAARATAVVEPWAGFARAYQGVMSVRGPLLAALVLLPLAVAARRRRPPGPAWAVAALLLAFPPLTVDFDHRYVVTATPVAALAAGYALARRRREPPAEEPPRHLAASTAL, from the coding sequence GTGACCGACGGGTCTGGCCTGGTCAGGAGGTGCGCGGTCCGTCACGGCTGGTTCGTCGCGGTACTCGCGCTCGGCGCGGCGGCCCGCGCTCTCGCCCAGGCGGGTTACCGGCCGGGGCTGTGGTTCAACGACTCCTTCGACTACGTGCAGATCGCGCTGGGCCCGTTCGCGCATCCGATCCGGCCCGCGGGCTACGGCGTGTTCCTGTGGCTGCTCCAGCCGCTCGGGAGCGTCGCCGCGGTGGTCGCCGCGCAGCATCTGCTCGGGCTCGCCTCGGGGGCGCTGGTGTACGCGCTGCTGCGGCGCCGCGGGCTGCCGGGGTGGGGCGCCGCGCTGGCGTCGGCGGCGGTGCTGCTCGACGGCGACCTCATCGAACTGGAGACGCTGATCCTGTCGGACACGCTCTTCCTGTTCCTGTTGCTCGCCGCGCTGACGCTGGTCCTGTGGCCCGGCACGTCGCGGCGCCGGCCCGTCCTCGCCGCGCTGGTGCTGGCGGCGGCGACGCTGACGCGGACGATCGGGCTGCCCGTCCTCGGGCTCGTCCTCGGCTGGCTCGCGTGGCGGTGGCTGCGCGACGGACTCGGCGGACCCGACGGGCGGGGCGCGCGCGTGCTCGCGGCGGCGGCCGTCGCGGGGCTGCTGCCGCTCGGCCTGTACGCGGGGTGGTTCCACGCCGAGAACGGCAGGTACGCCATCACCGCGACCGATGGGGTCTTCCTGTGGGGGCGCACCGCCGCGTTCGCGGAGTGCACCGGGATCTCGCCGGAACTGCGCTACCTGTGCCCGCAGGGCGAACCGGCCGACCGCAAGGCGTCCTCCTCGCAGGTCTGGGCGCCGGAGTCGCCGATCGGCTGGCGGTACGGCGAGGCGTTCGACCCCGAGGTCAACGCCGACGCCCAGCGCTTCGCCCTCCAGACGATCGCCGCGCAGCCGTGGGACTACCTGCGGACGGTCTCCTACGACCTGTTCGTCCGGAGCTTCTCCTGGCACCACGGGGACCATCCGACACCCGTCACCGCGCGCAAGTACGACTTCCCCGAGCGGGCCGACCCCCTGCCGGACTGGCCGGTGCTCGGCGGCGGGACGCCCGGGAGCGTCGTGGCCGCCTACGATCCCGGCGCGGCGCGCGCCACCGCGGTCGTCGAGCCGTGGGCGGGGTTCGCACGGGCTTACCAGGGCGTGATGAGCGTCCGGGGGCCGCTGCTCGCGGCGCTCGTCCTGCTGCCGCTGGCGGTCGCGGCCCGCCGAAGAAGGCCGCCGGGACCGGCGTGGGCCGTCGCGGCCCTGCTGCTCGCCTTCCCGCCGCTGACCGTCGACTTCGACCACCGCTATGTCGTCACCGCGACGCCGGTCGCCGCGCTCGCCGCCGGGTACGCGCTCGCCCGGAGGCGCCGGGAGCCGCCAGCCGAGGAGCCGCCGCGTCACTTGGCGGCGAGCACCGCGCTGTAG
- a CDS encoding glycosyltransferase family 2 protein translates to MELSVVMPCLNEAETVETCVRKAVAFLEEHGIDGEVIVADNGSTDGSQALAEGAGARVVPVALKGYGNALMGGIRAAKGTYVIMGDADDSYDFTDLMPYVTELRDGADLVMGNRFQGGIAPGAMPPLHRYLGNPVLSFVGRLFFGSRIGDFHCGLRGFRRDTALALGLQSSGMEFASELVVKMTIGDAKITEVPTTLAKDGRSRPPHLNTWRDGWRHLRFLLLYSPRWLFLIPGVVLMALGLVGGVALAITPIDVRGVVFDVDTLVGASAAVVIGFQAVVFSLLTKAYGVTEGFLRPDKRAAWLLDKWSFEKGLVSGGLLAIAGLVGVGFSVVHWHGAQFGELNARETLRMVVPSATALMMSCQLILGTAFLSILGIRRSSHPGTASHAHEQLTLADTVGGSTLDAESSASVR, encoded by the coding sequence ATGGAGTTGTCCGTGGTCATGCCGTGCCTCAACGAGGCCGAGACCGTGGAGACGTGTGTCCGCAAGGCCGTTGCCTTCCTCGAGGAGCACGGGATCGACGGCGAGGTCATCGTCGCCGACAACGGATCGACCGACGGATCGCAGGCGCTCGCCGAGGGGGCCGGGGCGCGGGTCGTGCCGGTCGCGCTCAAGGGCTACGGCAACGCCCTGATGGGCGGCATCCGCGCGGCCAAGGGCACCTACGTCATCATGGGCGACGCGGACGACTCCTACGACTTCACCGACCTCATGCCGTACGTCACCGAGCTGCGCGACGGCGCCGACCTGGTGATGGGCAACAGGTTCCAGGGCGGGATCGCCCCCGGCGCGATGCCTCCGCTGCACCGCTACCTCGGCAACCCCGTTCTGTCGTTCGTCGGGCGGCTGTTCTTCGGCTCACGGATCGGCGACTTCCACTGCGGCCTGCGCGGCTTCCGCCGGGACACCGCGCTCGCGCTCGGCCTCCAGTCCTCCGGTATGGAGTTCGCCTCGGAGCTGGTCGTCAAGATGACGATCGGCGACGCGAAGATCACCGAGGTGCCGACCACCCTCGCCAAGGACGGCAGGTCGCGGCCGCCGCACCTCAACACCTGGCGCGACGGCTGGCGGCACCTGCGCTTCCTGCTGCTGTACAGCCCGCGCTGGCTGTTCCTCATCCCCGGCGTCGTGCTCATGGCGCTCGGCCTCGTCGGCGGCGTCGCGCTGGCCATCACCCCGATCGACGTCCGCGGGGTCGTGTTCGACGTGGACACGCTCGTCGGCGCGTCGGCGGCGGTCGTCATCGGGTTCCAGGCGGTCGTCTTCTCGCTGCTGACGAAGGCGTACGGCGTCACGGAGGGCTTCCTGCGGCCCGACAAGCGGGCGGCCTGGCTGCTGGACAAGTGGAGCTTCGAGAAGGGCCTGGTGTCCGGCGGACTCCTGGCGATCGCCGGTCTCGTCGGCGTCGGCTTCTCGGTGGTGCACTGGCACGGCGCCCAGTTCGGCGAGCTGAACGCGCGCGAGACGCTGCGCATGGTCGTCCCGTCGGCGACGGCCCTGATGATGAGCTGCCAGCTCATCCTCGGCACCGCGTTCCTGTCGATCCTCGGCATCCGCCGCTCCAGCCACCCCGGCACCGCTTCGCACGCACACGAGCAACTCACCCTCGCCGACACCGTCGGGGGCTCTACCCTGGACGCCGAATCTTCGGCGTCGGTGCGGTAG